The proteins below are encoded in one region of Amycolatopsis acidiphila:
- a CDS encoding SDR family NAD(P)-dependent oxidoreductase, producing the protein MTNAQRKIGSGFGADTTAAEVLHGLDLSGKLAVVTGGYSGLGLETTRALTDAGAHVVVPARRLDTAKQALDGLGEVDELDLADLESVRGFAGRFLASGRRIDLLIDSAAIMATPETRVGPGWEVQFATNHLGHFALVNRLWPAIAPGARVVSVSSRGHHFSPIRWDDPWFEQGYDKYLAYGQAKTANALFAVHLDKLGQASGVRAFSVHPGSILTPLQRHVPREEQIENGWIDEEGNSAGRFKTPEQGAATQVWAATSPQLADLGGLYCEDCEVAELASDEELPSSGGRPPVRLGVRDYAVDPEQAARLWAFSAELTGVNAFG; encoded by the coding sequence ATGACCAACGCTCAACGCAAGATCGGCTCCGGGTTCGGCGCGGACACCACAGCGGCGGAGGTCCTGCACGGCCTCGACCTGTCCGGCAAGCTCGCCGTCGTCACCGGCGGCTACTCCGGCCTCGGACTGGAGACCACCCGCGCACTGACGGACGCCGGCGCGCACGTCGTCGTCCCGGCGCGGCGGCTCGACACCGCGAAGCAGGCCCTCGACGGTCTCGGCGAGGTCGACGAACTGGACCTCGCGGACCTGGAGAGCGTGCGCGGGTTCGCCGGGCGGTTCCTCGCCTCCGGTCGGCGGATCGACCTCCTGATCGACAGCGCCGCGATCATGGCGACCCCGGAGACCCGGGTGGGGCCGGGCTGGGAGGTCCAGTTCGCGACGAACCACCTCGGCCACTTCGCCCTGGTCAACCGCCTGTGGCCGGCGATCGCGCCCGGCGCGCGCGTCGTGTCCGTGTCCTCCCGCGGGCACCACTTCTCCCCCATCCGGTGGGACGACCCGTGGTTCGAGCAGGGCTACGACAAGTACCTCGCCTACGGCCAGGCGAAGACCGCGAACGCGCTGTTCGCGGTGCACCTGGACAAGCTCGGGCAGGCGTCCGGCGTGCGGGCGTTCTCGGTGCATCCGGGCAGCATCCTGACCCCGCTGCAGCGGCACGTGCCGCGCGAGGAGCAGATCGAGAACGGCTGGATCGACGAGGAGGGCAACTCCGCGGGCCGCTTCAAGACCCCGGAGCAGGGCGCCGCGACCCAGGTCTGGGCGGCAACCTCCCCGCAGCTGGCGGACCTGGGCGGGCTGTACTGCGAGGACTGTGAGGTCGCCGAGCTCGCGTCCGACGAGGAACTGCCCTCGTCCGGCGGCCGGCCACCGGTGCGGCTCGGGGTGCGCGACTACGCGGTCGACCCGGAGCAGGCCGCACGGCTGTGGGCCTTCTCGGCCGAGCTCACCGGCGTCAACGCGTTCGGCTGA
- a CDS encoding cupin domain-containing protein — MTDQWHQPLRHIKGGELSGDTTQTSGMRRFEAISGKSVGSEKVWMGETHVGPATNSGDHHHGEAETAIYVKSGHPVFVFAEGEEEVRLEAGPGDYVFVPPYVPHREENPGEEDAVVIIARSSQEGIVVNLPSLWAPVEESAKD, encoded by the coding sequence GTGACGGACCAATGGCATCAGCCGCTGCGCCACATCAAGGGCGGTGAGCTGTCCGGGGACACCACGCAGACCAGCGGGATGCGCCGGTTCGAGGCGATCTCGGGGAAGAGCGTCGGCTCCGAGAAGGTCTGGATGGGCGAGACGCACGTCGGCCCCGCCACCAACTCCGGCGATCACCACCACGGCGAGGCGGAAACCGCGATCTACGTCAAGTCCGGGCATCCGGTGTTCGTCTTCGCCGAGGGTGAGGAGGAGGTCCGGCTGGAGGCCGGTCCGGGTGACTACGTCTTCGTGCCGCCGTACGTTCCGCACCGCGAGGAGAATCCGGGCGAAGAGGACGCGGTGGTGATCATCGCCCGGAGCAGCCAGGAAGGCATCGTGGTGAACCTGCCCAGCCTGTGGGCCCCGGTGGAAGAGTCCGCAAAGGACTGA
- a CDS encoding MFS transporter, producing the protein MTTDLATGTPDHTGSVRTVLVSSVIGTTVEWYDFFLYSTAAGVVFDKLFFPAENAFVGTMLSFVTFFVGFVARPIGGVLFGHIGDRIGRKRTLVTTMVLMGLATAVMGVLPTYQQVGVAAPLLLVLLRLFQGLAIGGEWAGAVLMAVEYAPEGRRGRYGAWPQIGLALGLGLGTGLFALLSNTLDDRQFLAYGWRIAFGLSLVLVVVGLVIRLKVGETPAFERMRRSQGTARVPFVELFADRVRRRNTVLGLLSRWAEGAAFNTWAVFFISYATGTLKLPRNDVLLQVLLAAIVLTVLIIACGRLVDRWGARRMYTMGAIVYALAVYPAFAAFQTRDPVLIGVVLVLVLGVVHAGLSTPQGTLYAQLSPVRLRYTGMSFVYQFSGIYASGLTPLVVTALLAAGGGSPWLACAYLVLTGIVGAAATAMLRRRDLYSAG; encoded by the coding sequence GTGACGACCGATCTCGCCACCGGAACACCGGACCACACCGGCAGCGTGCGCACGGTACTCGTGTCGAGCGTCATCGGCACGACCGTGGAGTGGTACGACTTCTTCCTCTACAGCACCGCGGCCGGGGTCGTCTTCGACAAGCTGTTCTTCCCTGCCGAGAACGCGTTCGTGGGCACCATGCTCTCGTTCGTGACGTTCTTCGTGGGCTTCGTCGCCCGTCCGATCGGCGGTGTCCTCTTCGGACACATCGGCGATCGGATCGGGCGGAAGCGCACGCTCGTCACGACGATGGTCCTGATGGGCCTGGCGACCGCCGTGATGGGCGTCCTGCCGACGTACCAGCAGGTCGGCGTGGCCGCGCCGCTGCTGCTGGTGCTGCTGCGGTTGTTCCAGGGCCTGGCCATCGGCGGCGAATGGGCCGGCGCGGTGCTGATGGCGGTGGAGTACGCCCCCGAGGGCAGGCGTGGCCGGTACGGCGCCTGGCCGCAGATCGGGCTCGCGCTCGGACTCGGCCTCGGCACCGGGCTGTTCGCGCTGCTGAGCAACACCCTCGACGACAGGCAGTTCCTGGCCTACGGCTGGCGGATCGCGTTCGGGCTGAGCCTGGTGCTCGTGGTGGTCGGCCTGGTGATCCGGCTCAAGGTCGGCGAAACCCCGGCGTTCGAACGGATGCGGCGGTCGCAGGGGACGGCGCGGGTGCCGTTCGTCGAACTGTTCGCGGATCGGGTCCGGCGGCGGAACACGGTGCTCGGGCTGCTGTCGCGCTGGGCGGAGGGCGCGGCGTTCAACACGTGGGCGGTGTTCTTCATCTCGTACGCGACCGGCACCCTGAAGCTGCCGCGTAACGACGTGCTGCTGCAGGTCCTGCTCGCGGCCATCGTGCTGACGGTGCTGATCATCGCGTGCGGCAGGCTCGTCGACCGCTGGGGCGCGCGCAGGATGTACACGATGGGTGCGATCGTCTACGCGCTCGCGGTGTACCCGGCGTTCGCGGCGTTCCAGACGCGGGACCCGGTGCTGATCGGGGTCGTACTGGTGCTGGTGCTCGGGGTGGTGCACGCGGGCCTGTCCACGCCGCAGGGCACGCTGTACGCGCAACTCTCCCCGGTGCGCTTGCGGTACACGGGAATGTCGTTCGTGTACCAGTTCTCGGGTATCTACGCGTCGGGCCTGACGCCGCTCGTCGTGACCGCGCTACTGGCCGCAGGCGGCGGTTCGCCCTGGCTCGCATGCGCCTACCTGGTGCTGACCGGCATCGTCGGCGCCGCCGCGACGGCGATGTTGCGGCGACGGGACTTGTATTCGGCGGGATAG
- a CDS encoding GAF and ANTAR domain-containing protein, which produces MDEVAAALEGLRTDIAEEEPLPAVLRRLAETAVKGIADADAVSVTLLDEHGPHTAATTEEFILGIDRDQYEADRGPALHAAHTRHAVRFAVRDDARQWPELVSSARRSGIHACLSVPLLLDAASESDDELLGALNVYSRTASAFDPFDERLMQLFTSAASAAISNARRWHHARQRVRHLETALTSRAEIDQAKGVLMAVHGITADEAFARLVEQSQRQNIKLREVARELVNSVRRR; this is translated from the coding sequence ATGGATGAGGTCGCGGCCGCACTAGAAGGACTGCGCACGGACATCGCCGAGGAAGAACCTCTTCCGGCGGTACTGCGCCGGCTCGCCGAGACAGCGGTGAAAGGAATCGCGGACGCCGATGCCGTGAGCGTCACCCTGCTCGACGAGCACGGGCCGCACACCGCGGCCACCACCGAGGAGTTCATCCTCGGCATCGACCGCGACCAGTACGAAGCCGACCGTGGCCCGGCGTTGCACGCCGCCCACACCCGGCACGCGGTGCGCTTCGCCGTGCGGGACGACGCGCGGCAGTGGCCGGAACTGGTGTCCTCGGCCCGGCGAAGCGGGATCCACGCGTGCCTGTCGGTGCCGTTACTGCTGGACGCGGCCAGCGAAAGCGACGACGAGCTGCTCGGCGCGCTCAACGTGTACAGCCGGACCGCATCGGCGTTCGACCCGTTCGACGAGCGGCTCATGCAGCTGTTCACGAGCGCGGCCTCGGCCGCGATCAGCAACGCCCGCCGGTGGCACCACGCCCGGCAGCGGGTCCGGCACCTGGAGACCGCGCTCACCTCCCGAGCCGAGATCGACCAGGCGAAAGGGGTGCTGATGGCCGTGCACGGGATCACCGCGGACGAGGCGTTCGCCCGGCTGGTCGAGCAGTCGCAGCGGCAGAACATCAAACTGCGGGAGGTCGCGCGCGAGCTGGTCAACTCGGTCCGCCGCCGCTGA
- a CDS encoding FUSC family protein codes for MNHILFSQRVPFSWLARAVRVPGREREALVQAGKMALAAVLAWLASRLLPSPQSFIAPYAAVFLMAETVYRSITNAVQQTITLMLGLVLAYVGASLIPVPLVALGVTVFLGMLLGQWQRLGSSGVWVGVTALLMITYGTADSGQYLLERLGESLLGAAVGVAVNILILPPVHLRHTRRAGLALAGEIRELLCSIAGELADDWDTDTARAWLRRARRLDLSVRQAQDALGQGRESTRFNLRWRLLARRGGSGAPARIEASIGTLAEVSEQLQRIAEALVTDEPMDPEFRRRFAEVLEELAQAIACYEESLEERVESLPGRLDLIHEKQRELVGWVYEGRELSTEARQTEDALLLSVSRALRVMADGSPAMR; via the coding sequence GTGAACCACATCCTCTTCTCCCAGCGGGTGCCCTTTTCCTGGCTGGCCCGCGCCGTGCGCGTGCCGGGCCGGGAGCGGGAAGCGTTGGTACAGGCGGGAAAGATGGCGCTCGCGGCCGTGCTGGCGTGGCTCGCGTCGCGCCTGCTGCCGTCCCCGCAGTCGTTCATCGCACCCTACGCGGCGGTGTTCCTGATGGCCGAGACGGTCTACCGCTCGATCACGAACGCCGTGCAGCAGACGATCACGCTGATGCTCGGCCTCGTGCTCGCCTACGTCGGGGCCAGCCTGATCCCGGTACCGCTGGTGGCCCTCGGCGTCACGGTGTTCCTCGGCATGCTGCTGGGACAGTGGCAGCGGCTGGGCAGCAGCGGCGTCTGGGTGGGCGTCACCGCACTGCTGATGATCACCTACGGCACCGCGGACTCGGGGCAGTACCTGCTCGAACGCCTCGGCGAGAGCCTGCTCGGCGCCGCGGTGGGGGTCGCGGTGAACATCCTGATCCTGCCGCCGGTGCACCTGCGGCACACCCGCCGTGCGGGGCTCGCGCTCGCGGGCGAGATCCGCGAGCTGCTGTGCTCGATCGCCGGGGAGCTGGCCGACGACTGGGACACCGACACCGCCCGCGCGTGGCTCCGCCGCGCCCGGCGGCTGGACCTCAGCGTCCGGCAGGCCCAGGACGCCCTCGGCCAGGGCCGCGAGAGCACCAGATTCAACCTCCGCTGGCGGCTGCTGGCGCGACGCGGCGGCTCCGGCGCGCCCGCGAGGATCGAAGCGTCGATCGGCACCCTCGCCGAGGTCTCCGAGCAGCTGCAGCGGATCGCCGAGGCGCTGGTCACCGACGAACCGATGGACCCGGAGTTCCGGCGCCGGTTCGCCGAGGTCCTCGAAGAGCTCGCGCAAGCGATTGCGTGCTACGAGGAGTCACTGGAAGAACGCGTGGAAAGCCTGCCCGGCCGGCTCGACCTCATCCACGAGAAACAGCGTGAGCTGGTCGGCTGGGTCTACGAGGGACGCGAGCTGTCCACGGAGGCCCGGCAGACCGAGGACGCCTTGTTACTGTCCGTATCCCGCGCGCTGCGAGTCATGGCCGACGGCAGTCCGGCCATGCGTTAG
- a CDS encoding glycosyltransferase family 9 protein — protein sequence MTFTPAVGPVLEPWPGVHRIAVLRGGGLGDLLFAVPAIQSLKAAYPDAEIVLLGTKLHAELFADRPSPISRVLPLPPARGVHEPAGKPFDEAEQQEFFDQVGPVDLAVQVHGGGRWSNPFVQRLKPRWTVGSRTEDAAELDRWVPFRYYQHEVIRALEVVGLAGAIPVALEPSLVVRERDFQTVEGELRGLPRPLVVVHPSATDPRRRWAAEKFAQVSAELVGQGCGVAVIGSPDEQELVDEVTGLARGRLDGQAGELVRPLTRLSLPALCGVLASCAVFVGNDSGPRHLARAVGAPAVGIYWMGNVINAGPLGRSQDRVLISWTTNCPVCGVDVTREDLPRCEHDDSFVASVAVEDVLKETRELLTHGRTAVGHDSQRAGYGQ from the coding sequence TTGACGTTCACACCCGCGGTAGGCCCAGTACTCGAACCGTGGCCCGGCGTGCACCGCATCGCGGTGCTGCGTGGCGGCGGCCTCGGCGACCTGTTGTTCGCGGTCCCGGCCATCCAGTCCCTGAAGGCCGCTTACCCGGACGCGGAGATCGTGCTGCTGGGTACGAAGCTGCACGCCGAGTTGTTCGCGGACCGGCCGTCGCCGATCAGCCGGGTGCTGCCGCTGCCGCCCGCGCGCGGGGTGCACGAGCCGGCCGGGAAGCCGTTCGACGAGGCCGAACAACAGGAGTTCTTCGACCAGGTGGGGCCGGTCGACCTCGCCGTGCAGGTGCACGGGGGCGGCCGCTGGTCCAACCCGTTCGTCCAGCGGCTCAAGCCTCGCTGGACCGTGGGCTCGCGTACGGAGGACGCCGCGGAGCTCGACCGGTGGGTGCCGTTCCGGTACTACCAGCACGAGGTCATCCGGGCGCTCGAGGTGGTGGGCCTGGCGGGCGCCATCCCCGTCGCGCTCGAACCGTCGCTGGTCGTTCGGGAGCGGGATTTCCAGACGGTCGAGGGCGAGCTGCGGGGGCTGCCGCGGCCGCTCGTCGTCGTGCACCCCAGTGCGACCGACCCCCGCCGCCGCTGGGCCGCGGAGAAGTTCGCGCAGGTGAGCGCCGAGCTGGTCGGCCAGGGCTGTGGTGTCGCCGTGATCGGCTCGCCCGACGAGCAGGAGCTGGTCGACGAGGTGACCGGGCTCGCGCGCGGCAGGCTCGACGGGCAGGCCGGCGAGCTGGTGCGGCCGCTGACCCGGCTGTCCCTGCCCGCCCTGTGCGGGGTGCTCGCGAGCTGCGCCGTGTTCGTCGGCAACGACAGCGGTCCCCGGCATCTGGCTCGCGCGGTGGGCGCACCGGCGGTGGGCATCTACTGGATGGGCAACGTCATCAACGCCGGCCCGCTGGGACGCTCCCAGGACCGCGTGCTCATCTCGTGGACGACGAACTGCCCGGTGTGCGGGGTCGACGTCACCCGTGAGGACCTGCCGCGCTGCGAGCACGACGACTCGTTCGTCGCGTCGGTGGCGGTCGAGGACGTGCTGAAGGAGACGCGCGAGCTGCTAACGCATGGCCGGACTGCCGTCGGCCATGACTCGCAGCGCGCGGGATACGGACAGTAA
- the rfaE2 gene encoding D-glycero-beta-D-manno-heptose 1-phosphate adenylyltransferase: MTAITADLIERLSRNTPKVVVVGDAILDVWLSGHSDRLCREAPAPVVDVGSRSLSAGGAANTAVNLAAMGAKVRFVSLVGDDDAGRELRNLLTAQGVDTQHVVVSGQRRTVGKHRVVADEQVLVRFDEGDGDEADGEVAQQVGAALDLAVEDADALVVCDYGNGLFGPAVRETVARVRETVPLAVVDAHDFRRWRSTSPDLVTPNAGEAARLLDSSLPENGARAELFERRRAELLDATGAKAVVVTLDREGALLLTPDGPGYRTWADPVPESQASGAGDTFVAALCLGAAASLPLTASMELAQAAACVVVHKSGTSVCTWTELSVALTRESALDPDELERIVAGYHEAGRTVVFTNGCFDVLHRGHITYLNEAKRQGDVLIVAVNSDDSVRRLKGPDRPVNTAQDRAAVLSALSCVDHVTVFDEDTPINLLRRLEPELYVKGGDYTENMLKEAPVVRSYGGEVRALGYVPEQSTTSVIEKIRTGSVLGEEP, translated from the coding sequence ATGACGGCCATCACGGCTGACCTCATCGAACGTCTTTCGCGGAACACCCCGAAAGTCGTCGTCGTCGGCGACGCCATCCTGGACGTGTGGTTGTCCGGCCACAGCGACCGGTTGTGCCGGGAGGCACCGGCACCGGTCGTGGACGTCGGCAGCAGGTCACTGTCCGCGGGCGGTGCGGCCAACACCGCGGTCAACCTGGCGGCCATGGGCGCCAAGGTCCGGTTCGTCAGCCTCGTCGGCGACGACGACGCCGGCCGCGAGTTGCGGAACCTGTTGACCGCACAAGGCGTCGACACCCAGCACGTCGTGGTTTCCGGTCAGCGACGGACGGTCGGCAAGCACCGGGTCGTCGCGGACGAGCAGGTGCTCGTGCGGTTCGACGAGGGCGACGGCGACGAGGCGGACGGCGAGGTCGCCCAGCAGGTCGGCGCCGCACTGGACCTCGCGGTCGAGGACGCGGACGCGCTGGTCGTCTGCGACTACGGCAACGGCCTGTTCGGCCCCGCCGTGCGGGAAACCGTCGCACGGGTACGGGAAACCGTGCCGCTGGCCGTCGTCGACGCACACGACTTCCGGCGCTGGCGCTCGACGAGTCCCGATCTGGTCACCCCGAACGCGGGCGAGGCCGCCCGGTTGCTCGACTCGTCGCTGCCGGAGAACGGTGCCCGCGCGGAGCTTTTCGAACGTCGCCGGGCGGAGCTGCTCGACGCGACCGGCGCGAAGGCCGTCGTCGTCACGCTCGACCGCGAGGGCGCGCTGCTGCTCACCCCCGACGGCCCCGGTTACCGGACGTGGGCCGATCCCGTGCCGGAAAGCCAGGCCAGCGGCGCCGGTGACACCTTCGTCGCCGCGTTGTGCCTCGGCGCGGCCGCGTCCCTGCCGCTGACGGCGTCGATGGAACTGGCGCAGGCGGCGGCCTGCGTGGTCGTGCACAAGAGCGGCACCTCGGTGTGCACGTGGACCGAACTGTCCGTCGCGCTCACCCGCGAGTCCGCGCTGGACCCGGACGAGCTCGAACGGATCGTGGCCGGGTACCACGAGGCCGGGCGGACGGTCGTGTTCACCAACGGCTGCTTCGACGTGCTGCACCGCGGCCACATCACTTACCTCAACGAGGCGAAACGCCAGGGCGACGTGCTGATCGTCGCCGTGAACTCCGATGACAGCGTGCGGCGGCTCAAGGGCCCGGACCGGCCGGTGAACACCGCGCAGGACCGGGCCGCGGTGCTCTCCGCGCTCAGTTGTGTCGACCACGTGACGGTGTTCGACGAGGACACCCCGATCAACCTGCTGCGACGGCTGGAACCGGAGCTGTACGTCAAGGGCGGGGACTACACCGAGAACATGCTGAAGGAGGCGCCGGTCGTGCGGTCCTACGGCGGCGAGGTACGGGCCCTTGGCTACGTGCCGGAGCAGTCGACCACCTCGGTCATCGAGAAGATCCGCACGGGCTCCGTGCTGGGGGAGGAGCCGTGA
- a CDS encoding glycosyltransferase family 2 protein, with the protein MSELDVLVPTRDRPTELAVTLSGLAAQEFAGFSVIVSDQSDGAPGWETPSATAMIRMLERNGHPVRLSRNLPRRGLAHQRGHLLSLSSARYVLYLDDDVWLEPGALARMHSAITELECAFVGNAVQGLSYLDDHRPHELAPYEEWQGRPEPEHVSPGSPAWGRWTLHNAANPTHLSDRVAHRPKWTSYKIAWVGGCVLYDREMLESVGGFDFWQELPETHCGEDVLPQLRLQAKYGGAGILPTGAVHLESPTTVPDRTSQAYEVVSP; encoded by the coding sequence GTGAGCGAACTCGACGTGCTCGTCCCGACCCGTGACCGGCCGACCGAGCTCGCCGTCACGCTGTCCGGCCTGGCCGCGCAGGAGTTCGCCGGCTTCTCGGTGATCGTCAGCGACCAGTCCGACGGCGCACCCGGCTGGGAGACGCCGTCCGCGACGGCGATGATCCGGATGCTCGAACGCAACGGGCATCCGGTGCGGTTGAGCCGGAACCTGCCGCGGCGGGGGCTGGCGCACCAGCGTGGGCACCTGCTTTCCCTGTCCTCGGCCCGGTATGTGTTGTACCTGGACGACGACGTGTGGCTCGAACCCGGCGCGCTGGCCAGGATGCACTCGGCGATCACCGAGCTGGAATGCGCGTTCGTCGGCAACGCCGTGCAGGGACTGTCCTATCTGGACGATCACCGGCCGCACGAGCTGGCGCCGTACGAGGAGTGGCAGGGACGCCCGGAGCCGGAGCACGTGTCGCCCGGCAGCCCGGCCTGGGGCCGCTGGACCCTGCACAACGCGGCGAACCCCACCCATCTGTCCGACCGGGTCGCACATCGTCCTAAATGGACCTCATACAAGATCGCCTGGGTGGGCGGCTGCGTGCTCTACGATCGTGAGATGCTGGAATCGGTGGGCGGCTTCGACTTCTGGCAGGAGCTGCCCGAGACGCACTGCGGCGAGGACGTGCTGCCGCAGCTGCGGTTGCAGGCGAAGTACGGCGGCGCCGGCATCCTGCCCACCGGCGCGGTGCATCTGGAGTCCCCGACGACGGTACCGGACCGGACGTCGCAAGCATACGAGGTGGTGTCCCCGTGA
- a CDS encoding methyltransferase domain-containing protein: MALSQERLSRRDRFLDQAVREMWKYDERLRGLAVEARFDRGIAHLTGEVDSADQLELARSLIGRLDGVLGVWDRVRVAGRDPVILDLGCGAQKQYPGNFGVDLFPTSEVDVLADVSRALPFTDASVDRVFLVHILEHLIDFLPLVDEVHRILRPGGAAFVLSPWWRYVNAVADPTHVRMLDVQTIKGICRRPGSRRLWYPLHAACDGATIFAELRPLADGADFPGEAELARFFD, from the coding sequence ATGGCCCTTTCCCAGGAACGGTTGAGCAGGCGTGACCGCTTCCTCGACCAGGCCGTCCGGGAAATGTGGAAGTACGACGAACGACTTCGCGGGCTGGCGGTGGAAGCCCGTTTCGACCGCGGAATCGCACACCTGACGGGCGAGGTGGACTCCGCGGACCAGCTGGAGCTCGCCCGCTCGCTGATCGGGCGGCTCGACGGCGTGCTGGGTGTGTGGGACCGGGTGCGCGTCGCGGGGCGCGACCCGGTGATCCTCGACCTCGGTTGTGGCGCGCAGAAACAGTACCCGGGCAACTTCGGGGTGGACCTGTTCCCGACGTCCGAAGTGGACGTTCTCGCGGACGTCTCGCGCGCGCTGCCGTTCACGGACGCGTCGGTCGACCGGGTGTTCCTGGTGCACATCCTGGAGCACCTGATCGACTTCCTGCCACTGGTGGACGAGGTGCACCGGATCCTGCGGCCCGGCGGTGCCGCGTTCGTGCTCTCGCCGTGGTGGCGGTACGTGAACGCGGTCGCGGACCCGACGCACGTGCGGATGCTGGACGTGCAGACGATCAAGGGGATCTGCCGCCGACCCGGCTCGCGGCGGCTGTGGTACCCGTTGCACGCGGCCTGCGACGGCGCGACCATCTTCGCCGAGCTGCGCCCGCTGGCCGACGGGGCCGATTTCCCGGGCGAGGCGGAACTCGCCCGGTTCTTCGACTAG
- a CDS encoding DUF4383 domain-containing protein, translating into MTQTRTRARQPVQAFAAVVGAVFLVVGILGFIPGITSDYDQLTFGGHHSMAMLFGVFSVSVLHNLVHLVFGIAGLVLARGPGGARGYLVLGGFVYILVCVYGIVIDIHSGMNFLPVNGADNWLHFGLGIGMIVLGIAGTAVQRTRES; encoded by the coding sequence ATGACGCAAACCAGAACCCGGGCGCGCCAACCCGTCCAAGCCTTCGCCGCCGTCGTCGGTGCCGTCTTCCTCGTCGTCGGCATCCTCGGCTTCATCCCCGGCATCACCTCCGACTACGACCAGCTCACCTTCGGTGGGCACCATTCGATGGCCATGCTGTTCGGGGTGTTCAGCGTGTCCGTGCTGCACAACCTCGTGCACCTGGTGTTCGGCATCGCCGGCCTCGTACTCGCACGCGGACCGGGCGGTGCCCGGGGATACCTCGTGCTCGGCGGGTTCGTCTACATCCTGGTGTGCGTGTACGGCATCGTCATCGACATCCACAGCGGGATGAACTTCCTGCCCGTCAACGGCGCGGACAACTGGCTGCACTTCGGGCTCGGCATCGGCATGATCGTGCTCGGCATCGCCGGCACGGCTGTTCAGCGGACGCGCGAGTCCTAG
- a CDS encoding NUDIX hydrolase: MIDKIAWLRLESGRVLSTRSRGKDVYYLPGGKREAGESDVDTLVREIREELSVTILPDSAAPAGTFEAQAHGHAAGTTVRMTCYTADYRGTLAAASEIEEIRWLGYADRDRVSAVDQIIFDHLHDAGRLG; the protein is encoded by the coding sequence GTGATCGACAAAATCGCCTGGCTGCGGCTGGAGTCCGGACGAGTACTGAGCACTCGCTCGCGCGGCAAGGACGTCTACTACCTACCGGGCGGGAAACGCGAAGCCGGGGAGAGTGACGTCGACACCCTTGTCCGGGAGATCCGCGAAGAGCTGTCCGTGACGATCCTGCCGGACAGCGCGGCGCCCGCCGGCACGTTCGAGGCGCAGGCACACGGCCACGCGGCGGGCACGACAGTGCGGATGACCTGCTACACGGCCGACTACCGCGGCACTCTCGCCGCCGCGAGCGAGATCGAGGAGATCCGGTGGCTGGGCTACGCCGACCGGGACCGGGTCTCCGCCGTGGACCAGATCATCTTCGACCACCTGCACGACGCCGGCCGGCTCGGCTGA
- a CDS encoding glycosyltransferase family 4 protein, with translation MDSLQVAFVVDADSFGVAEAQVARLLRFLPSWIRPSLVVSQEVATFFGHQPGATVVPLARGRTWAPDVQAALERLRPDVVHVNLPEPGGNAAALRAAESVAPTVVTLHADGPLPSDAWDVYQGLAGAFAPLRSLVHTLTELGVPAHRVRRIRPGVEIPASPVTPGARVPVVLGAVAPLVPEHGLDLLVQAVAALTRRGRSVQVLIAGDGPDRAILIDRARGLPIRFVGPVADAVPLLRRLDVFCFPARQEVPPGPLLNAMAHGLPCLTTAVGDAVEVLAGGAAIVAADDVVALTGGIDRLVTEVGLRTMLGRAGRELAIREFDVRRVGAEVGEALLAAARV, from the coding sequence GTGGACTCTCTGCAGGTGGCCTTCGTCGTCGACGCCGACTCCTTCGGCGTCGCCGAGGCACAGGTGGCGAGATTGCTGCGGTTCCTGCCCTCGTGGATCCGGCCGAGTCTGGTCGTCAGCCAGGAGGTCGCGACGTTCTTCGGGCACCAGCCCGGCGCGACCGTCGTCCCGCTGGCGAGGGGGCGGACGTGGGCGCCGGACGTGCAAGCCGCGCTGGAACGGCTGCGGCCGGACGTCGTGCACGTCAACCTGCCCGAACCGGGCGGGAACGCAGCCGCGCTGCGGGCCGCGGAGTCGGTCGCGCCGACCGTCGTGACGTTGCACGCCGACGGCCCGCTCCCGTCCGACGCCTGGGACGTCTACCAGGGGCTCGCCGGTGCGTTCGCGCCGTTGCGGTCGCTGGTCCACACGCTCACCGAGCTCGGCGTGCCCGCGCACCGGGTGCGGCGGATCCGGCCGGGGGTGGAGATCCCGGCGTCGCCGGTCACGCCGGGGGCCCGGGTGCCCGTCGTCCTGGGCGCGGTCGCCCCGCTCGTCCCCGAACACGGCCTGGACCTGCTGGTGCAGGCGGTCGCCGCGCTGACCCGCCGTGGCCGCTCGGTGCAGGTGCTGATCGCCGGCGACGGGCCGGACCGCGCGATACTGATCGACCGCGCGCGCGGGCTGCCGATCCGGTTCGTCGGCCCGGTCGCGGACGCCGTGCCGCTGCTGCGGCGGCTGGACGTGTTCTGCTTCCCGGCGCGGCAGGAGGTGCCACCGGGGCCGCTGCTGAACGCGATGGCGCACGGGCTGCCGTGCCTGACGACGGCCGTGGGCGACGCTGTCGAGGTACTCGCCGGCGGGGCGGCCATCGTGGCCGCCGACGATGTCGTGGCGCTGACCGGCGGCATCGACCGCCTGGTCACCGAAGTCGGCTTGCGGACGATGCTCGGCAGGGCCGGGCGGGAGCTCGCGATCCGCGAGTTCGACGTGCGCCGCGTGGGGGCGGAGGTCGGGGAGGCCCTTCTCGCCGCGGCGAGGGTCTGA